In Plasmodium sp. gorilla clade G2 genome assembly, contig: PADLG01_00_49, whole genome shotgun sequence, a genomic segment contains:
- a CDS encoding erythrocyte membrane protein 1, PfEMP1, putative, producing MRNFIRKNKCKNHLNKNDEMKNAKKTPTASTDIFRVLEIPQNDEAMPTKTSTNRYVPYSRYKGKTYIYVEGEETDDYVRDISSSDITSSSESEYEEIDINDIYGYKSPKYKTLIEVVLKPSSKTTYDDTSMYKNDNSNKLTDEEWNQLKQDFIINMLQSDNMDISLKNLNGNTTNTQPNIVDSSMEEKPFITSIQDRYLHGDSEIIYNIDWNVPENISANTTDEPKYLSNNQYTGIDLINDSLNRDKHIDIYDELLKRKENELFGTRHPKNSSTNLVVNGTHSDPISNQIDLYHKWLDRHKDMCTKWNNKEEMLNQLNDKWNMEHNEHILDIPLNDNDINRINDENYNMINTNTHDGDDKISLEHLRSTNISYNDLTTTNTNVQTKNLSTNISIDIHFDENNNNVLTTNVKRNENHLENSYNF from the exons atgagaaattttatcagaaaaaataaatgtaaaaatcatttaaataaaaatgatgaaatgaaaaatgca aaaAAAACACCGACTGCCTCTACGGATATTTTTCGTGTGCTTGAAATACCCCAAAATGATGAGGCGATGCCGACAAAAACATCCACCAATAGATATGTACCTTATAGTCGTTATAAAGgcaaaacatacatatatgtcGAAGGAGAAGAGACGGACGATTATGTTCGCGATATATCTTCCTCTGATATTACATCTTCATCAGAAAGTGAATATGAAGAGATAGATATCAATGATATATATGGGTATAAATCACctaaatataaaactttGATCGAAGTAGTACTAAAACCAAGTAGCAAAACAACATATGATGATACATCTATGtacaaaaatgataatagtaataaactTACAGATGAGGAATGGAATCAATTAAAACAggattttattattaatatgttacaatctgataatatggatatatCTCTTAAAAATCTAAATGGAAATACTACAAATACACAACCTAATATTGTTGATAGTAGTATGGAAGAAAAACCTTTTATTACATCTATTCAAGATAGATATTTACATGGTGATAgcgaaattatatataatattgattgGAATGTTCCAGAAAATATTAGCGCTAATACTACAGATGAGCCAAAATATCTTTCAAATAATCAATATACTGGAATTGATTTAATCAATGATTCTTTAAATCGTGATAaacatattgatatatatgatgaattattgaaaagaaaagaaaatgaattatttggGACTAGACATCCAAAAAATTCATCAACAAATCTTGTTGTCAACGGAACACATAGTGATCCTATAAGTAATCAAATAGATCTATATCATAAATGGTTAGATAGACATAAAGATATGTGCACCAAATGGAATAATAAAGAGGAAATGTTGAACCAATTGAATGATAAATGGAATATGGAACATAACGAACATATATTAGATATACCCTtgaatgataatgatattaatagaattaatgatgaaaattataatatgattaataCAAACACACATGATGGTGATGACAAAATATCTCTTGAACATCTTAGATCTACAAATATCTCATATAATGATCTTACAACAACAAATACGAATGTTCAAACAAAGAATTTAAGCACAAATATATCTATCGATATACattttgatgaaaataataataatgtgttGACCACTAATGTAAAAAGGAACGAAAATCATTTGGAAAATTCGTACAATTTTTGA